A window of Caretta caretta isolate rCarCar2 chromosome 13, rCarCar1.hap1, whole genome shotgun sequence contains these coding sequences:
- the LOC125622163 gene encoding uncharacterized protein LOC125622163 isoform X5 — protein MGGRWSARAAEPRPGSLMAAAEPAPGRDSQRAAGDEAVKLEPQGPFLRSAVRAGKQEMPKPGIAGMLEPEGPFLRSAVRAGKQDMLKPGIGGMLEPEGRFLRSTVRTVKQEVQEPGVAGVLEPEGPFLRSTVRAVKQETLEPEGPFLRSAVRATKQEMPEPGVTGMSESERPFLRSAVRAVKQEMLEPGIAGMLEPEGPFQRSAGENIPWIPEQGRAGGSQHRAVRRNPPRRRQGKNSRYDPPPGRQGGSPLRDITVPQSAAAGGPPHTCATCGKSFSRRSKLSSHQRNHTGDKPHSCGDCGKGFLWRSDLLRHQLMHTGERPHHCPQCGRGFSRASRLLQHQRVHTEASHGMEGSPVPSALQGVHGEPGHGVGQSLGLSEGLGVHTEPGHGVGRSPGLSEGLGVHTEPDHGVSEGREVHGEPGHRVGQSPGLSEGLGVHTEPDHSMGRSTGLSEGRGVHVEPSHGVVRSLGLSEGLGVHAEPGHGAERTWALTTLQRSHVEPAHGGEGNVAQSPTLFALQGVHGEPCHGAGWSPVLTTLQGVHTEPGHGVGRNPGLSEGLGVHAEPGHGVGRSPGLNEGLGVHMEPGNGAERTWALTTLQGVHTEPCHGAGWSPMMTTLQRSHVEPAHGGEGNVAQSPTLFALQGVHGEPCPGAGWSPVLTTLQGVHAEPGHGARWSPVLTTLQGVHVEPCHGAGWSPVLTTLQGVHAEPGHGPGWSPMLTTLQGVHAEPGHGAGWSPMLTTLQGVHAEPGHRAGWSPVLTTLPGVHGEPCHGQEWSPALSALQGIHGEPSHSPEGNPALIALQRVHAEPWDSAEGNVAQCPTLFALQRIQAEPCYSTEGPTAQRLELIVLQRVHGESCHGAEGSSGLIARQGVHGEPCHGTEQSPALNAVQTVHGQPCHGTEQSPALSAVQTVHGQPCHGTEQNPALSAVQTVHGQPCHGTEQNPALSAVQTVHGQPCHGTEQSPALSAVQTVHGQPCHGTEQSPALSAVQTVHGQPCHGTEQSPALSAVQTVHGQPCHGTEQSPALSAVQTVHGQPCHGTEQSPALSAVQTVHGETCHGAESPVAQSLALAALQCLQAGEAQCVIGERGGGLAETPPSPAALVQDNPFQCPECRKCFGRSSYLVKHRRIHGAGKPHQCPQCGKCFSQRSYLCKHRRIHAAAAGKPHECALCGKRFSLRSYLCKHRRIHTR, from the exons atggGCGGCCGCTGGTCTGCCAGG GCTGCAGAGCCACGTCCCGGTTCACTCATGGCTGCGGCAGAGCCCGCTCCGGGAAGGGACTCTCAGCGAGCTGCAG GTGATGAAGCGGTAAAGCTGGAGCCGCAGGGGCCCTTCCTGAGAAGCGCTGTGAGGGCTGGAAAGCAGGAGATGCCGAAGCCAGGCATAGCAGGGATGCTGGAGCCGGAGGGACCATTCCTGAGAAGCGCTGTGAGGGCTGGAAAGCAGGACATGCTGAAGCCAGGCATCGGAGGGATGCTGGAGCCGGAGGGGCGCTTCCTGAGAAGCACAGTGAGGACTGTAAAGCAGGAGGTGCAGGAGCCAGGCGTAGCAGGGGTGCTGGAGCCAGAGGGGCCATTCTTGAGAAGCACAGTGAGGGCTGTAAAGCAGGAGACATTGGAGCCAGAGGGGCCGTTCCTGAGAAGCGCTGTGAGGGCTACAAAGCAGGAGATGCCGGAGCCAGGCGTAACAGGGATGTCGGAGTCGGAGAGGCCCTTCTTGAGAAGTGCTGTGAGGGCTGTAAAGCAGGAGATGCTGGAGCCAGGCATAGCAGGGATGCTGGAGCCAGAGGGGCCGTTCCAGAGAAGTGCTGGAGAGAACATTCCCTGGATCCcggagcagggcagagctggcgGAAGCCAGCACCGGGCAGTGAGGAGGAACCCTCCACGGAGGAGGCAGGGTAAGAACAGCCGCTATGACCCCCCGCCGGGGAGGCAAGGGGGCAGCCCCCTGCGGGACATCACTGTGCCCCAGAGCGCAGCTGCAGGGGGGCCGCCCCACACGTGTGCCACCTGCGGAAAGAGTTTCAGCCGCCGCTCCAAGCTGAGCTCCCACCAGAGGAACCACACTGGAGACAAACCCCACAGCTGTGGGGACTGTGGGAAGGGCTTCCTGTGGCGCTCAGACCTGCTCCGACACCAGCTCATGCACACGGGGGAGCGtccccaccactgcccccagTGTGGCCGCGGCTTCAGCCGGGCCTCACGGCTCCTGCAGCATCAGAGAGTCCATACGGAAGCCAGCCATGGAATGGAGGGCAGCCCGGTGCCGAGTGCGCTGCAGGGAGTCCACGGGGAGCCTGGCCACGGagtggggcagagcctggggctgagtgaggggctgggagtcCACACGGAGCCTGGCCACGGAGTGGGGCGGAGCCCGGGGCtgagtgaggggctgggagtcCACACAGAGCCTGACCACGGAGTGAGTGAGGGCCGGGAAGTCCACGGGGAGCCTGGCCACAGAGTggggcagagcccggggctgAGTGAAGGGCTGGGAGTCCACACGGAGCCTGACCACAGCATGGGGCGGAGCACGGGGCTGAGTGAGGGCCGGGGAGTTCATGTGGAGCCCAGCCATGGAGTGGTACGGAGCCTGGGGCtgagtgaggggctgggagtcCATGCGGAGCCTGGCCATGGAGCAGAGAGGACCTGGGCTCTGACTACGCTGCAGAGAAGCCATGTGGAGCCTGCCCATGGAGGGGAGGGCAATGTGGCACAGAGCCCAACCTTGTTTGCACTGCAGGGAGTCCATGGAGAACCTTGCCACGGAGCAGGGTGGAGCCCGGTGCTCACTACACTGCAGGGAGTCCACACAGAGCCTGGCCATGGAGTGGGGCGGAACCCGGGGCtgagtgaggggctgggagttCACGCAGAGCCTGGCCATGGAGTGGGGCGGAGCCCGGGGCtgaatgaggggctgggagtccaCATGGAGCCCGGCAATGGAGCAGAGAGGACCTGGGCTCTGACTACGCTGCAGGGAGTCCATACAGAGCCCTGCCATGGGGCGGGGTGGAGCCCAATGATGACTACACTGCAGAGAAGCCATGTGGAGCCTGCCCATGGAGGGGAGGGCAATGTGGCACAGAGCCCAACCTTGTTTGCACTACAGGGAGTCCATGGAGAGCCCTGCCCCGGAGCGGGGTGGAGCCCGGTGCTCACTACACTGCAGGGCGTCCATGCAGAGCCAGGCCATGGAGCAAGGTGGAGCCCAGTGCTAACTACATTGCAGGGAGTCCACGTGGAACCCTGCCACGGAGCAGGGTGGAGCCCGGTGCTCACTACGCTGCAGGGCGTCCACGCAGAGCCAGGCCATGGACCGGGGTGGAGCCCGATGCTCACTACACTGCAGGGTGTCCATGCAGAGCCAGGCCACGGAGCAGGGTGGAGCCCGATGCTCACTACACTGCAGGGCGTCCATGCAGAGCCAGGCCACAGAGCAGGCTGGAGCCCTGTGCTCACTACGCTGCCGGGTGTCCACGGAGAGCCCTGCCATGGACAAGAATGGAGCCCAGCCCTGAGTGCATTGCAGGGCATCCACGGGGAGCCCAGCCACAGCCCAGAAGGGAACCCGGCGCTGATTGCCTTGCAGAGGGTCCACGCGGAGCCCTGGGACAGCGCAGAGGGTAATGTGGCACAATGCCCAACCTTGTTTGCACTGCAGAGAATTCAGGCAGAGCCCTGCTACAGCACTGAGGGACCCACGGCCCAGAGGCTGGAGCTGATTGTGCTGCAGAGAGTCCACGGAGAGTCCTGCCATGGAGCAGAGGGGAGTTCAGGCCTGATTGCCCGGCAGGGAGTCCATGGAGAGCCCTGCCATGGCACGGAACAGAGCCCGGCACTGAATGCAGTGCAGACAGTCCACGGGCAGCCCTGCCACGgcaccgagcagagcccggcacTGAGTGCAGTGCAGACAGTCCACGGGCAGCCCTGCCACGGCACCGAGCAGAACCCGGCACTGAGTGCAGTGCAGACAGTCCACGGGCAGCCCTGCCACGGCACCGAGCAGAACCCGGCACTGAGTGCAGTGCAGACAGTCCACGGGCAGCCCTGCCACGgcaccgagcagagcccggcacTGAGTGCAGTGCAGACAGTCCACGGGCAGCCCTGCCACGgcaccgagcagagcccggcacTGAGTGCAGTGCAGACAGTCCACGGGCAGCCCTGCCATGgcaccgagcagagcccggcacTGAGTGCAGTGCAGACAGTCCACGGGCAGCCCTGCCACGgcaccgagcagagcccggcacTGAGTGCAGTGCAGACAGTCCACGGGCAGCCCTGCCACGgcaccgagcagagcccggcacTGAGTGCAGTGCAGACAGTCCACGGGGAAACCTGCCACGGAGCAGAGAGTCCCGTGGCCCAGAGCCTGGCACTGGCTGCGCTGCAGTGTCTCCAGGCTGGAGAGGCTCAATGCGTCATCGGTGAGCGAGGGGGAGGCCTGGCtgagacccccccatcccccgcagcCTTGGTGCAGGATAATCCCTTCCAATGTCCCGAATGCCGAAAGTGCTTCGGCCGCAGCTCGTACCTGGTGAAGCACCGCCGGATCCACGGGGCGGGGAAGCCCCACCAGTGCCCCCAGTGTGGCAAGTGCTTCAGCCAGCGCTCATACCTCTGCAAGCACCGCCGCATCCATGCCGCCGCAGCCGGCAAACCCCATGAGTGTGCGCTGTGCGGCAAGCGCTTCAGCCTTCGGTCCTACCTCTGCAAACACCGCCGCATCCACACGAGATAG
- the LOC125622163 gene encoding uncharacterized protein LOC125622163 isoform X3 gives MGGRWSARAAEPRPGSLMAAAEPAPGRDSQRAAGCSVPLPDPASWVEGENVWVLELQPYSDPSAGDEAVKLEPQGPFLRSAVRAGKQEMPKPGIAGMLEPEGPFLRSAVRAGKQDMLKPGIGGMLEPEGRFLRSTVRTVKQEVQEPGVAGVLEPEGPFLRSTVRAVKQETLEPEGPFLRSAVRATKQEMPEPGVTGMSESERPFLRSAVRAVKQEMLEPGIAGMLEPEGPFQRSAGENIPWIPEQGRAGGSQHRAVRRNPPRRRQGKNSRYDPPPGRQGGSPLRDITVPQSAAAGGPPHTCATCGKSFSRRSKLSSHQRNHTGDKPHSCGDCGKGFLWRSDLLRHQLMHTGERPHHCPQCGRGFSRASRLLQHQRVHTEASHGMEGSPVPSALQGVHGEPGHGVGQSLGLSEGLGVHTEPGHGVGRSPGLSEGLGVHTEPDHGVSEGREVHGEPGHRVGQSPGLSEGLGVHTEPDHSMGRSTGLSEGRGVHVEPSHGVVRSLGLSEGLGVHAEPGHGAERTWALTTLQRSHVEPAHGGEGNVAQSPTLFALQGVHGEPCHGAGWSPVLTTLQGVHTEPGHGVGRNPGLSEGLGVHAEPGHGVGRSPGLNEGLGVHMEPGNGAERTWALTTLQGVHTEPCHGAGWSPMMTTLQRSHVEPAHGGEGNVAQSPTLFALQGVHGEPCPGAGWSPVLTTLQGVHAEPGHGARWSPVLTTLQGVHVEPCHGAGWSPVLTTLQGVHAEPGHGPGWSPMLTTLQGVHAEPGHGAGWSPMLTTLQGVHAEPGHRAGWSPVLTTLPGVHGEPCHGQEWSPALSALQGIHGEPSHSPEGNPALIALQRVHAEPWDSAEGNVAQCPTLFALQRIQAEPCYSTEGPTAQRLELIVLQRVHGESCHGAEGSSGLIARQGVHGEPCHGTEQSPALNAVQTVHGQPCHGTEQSPALSAVQTVHGQPCHGTEQNPALSAVQTVHGQPCHGTEQNPALSAVQTVHGQPCHGTEQSPALSAVQTVHGQPCHGTEQSPALSAVQTVHGQPCHGTEQSPALSAVQTVHGQPCHGTEQSPALSAVQTVHGQPCHGTEQSPALSAVQTVHGETCHGAESPVAQSLALAALQCLQAGEAQCVIGERGGGLAETPPSPAALVQDNPFQCPECRKCFGRSSYLVKHRRIHGAGKPHQCPQCGKCFSQRSYLCKHRRIHAAAAGKPHECALCGKRFSLRSYLCKHRRIHTR, from the exons atggGCGGCCGCTGGTCTGCCAGG GCTGCAGAGCCACGTCCCGGTTCACTCATGGCTGCGGCAGAGCCCGCTCCGGGAAGGGACTCTCAGCGAGCTGCAG GATGCTCTGTCCCCCTGCCAGACCCGGCGTCCTGGGTGGAAGGGGAGAATGTGTGGGTGCTGGAGCTGCAGCCCTACAGCGATCCCAGTG CAGGTGATGAAGCGGTAAAGCTGGAGCCGCAGGGGCCCTTCCTGAGAAGCGCTGTGAGGGCTGGAAAGCAGGAGATGCCGAAGCCAGGCATAGCAGGGATGCTGGAGCCGGAGGGACCATTCCTGAGAAGCGCTGTGAGGGCTGGAAAGCAGGACATGCTGAAGCCAGGCATCGGAGGGATGCTGGAGCCGGAGGGGCGCTTCCTGAGAAGCACAGTGAGGACTGTAAAGCAGGAGGTGCAGGAGCCAGGCGTAGCAGGGGTGCTGGAGCCAGAGGGGCCATTCTTGAGAAGCACAGTGAGGGCTGTAAAGCAGGAGACATTGGAGCCAGAGGGGCCGTTCCTGAGAAGCGCTGTGAGGGCTACAAAGCAGGAGATGCCGGAGCCAGGCGTAACAGGGATGTCGGAGTCGGAGAGGCCCTTCTTGAGAAGTGCTGTGAGGGCTGTAAAGCAGGAGATGCTGGAGCCAGGCATAGCAGGGATGCTGGAGCCAGAGGGGCCGTTCCAGAGAAGTGCTGGAGAGAACATTCCCTGGATCCcggagcagggcagagctggcgGAAGCCAGCACCGGGCAGTGAGGAGGAACCCTCCACGGAGGAGGCAGGGTAAGAACAGCCGCTATGACCCCCCGCCGGGGAGGCAAGGGGGCAGCCCCCTGCGGGACATCACTGTGCCCCAGAGCGCAGCTGCAGGGGGGCCGCCCCACACGTGTGCCACCTGCGGAAAGAGTTTCAGCCGCCGCTCCAAGCTGAGCTCCCACCAGAGGAACCACACTGGAGACAAACCCCACAGCTGTGGGGACTGTGGGAAGGGCTTCCTGTGGCGCTCAGACCTGCTCCGACACCAGCTCATGCACACGGGGGAGCGtccccaccactgcccccagTGTGGCCGCGGCTTCAGCCGGGCCTCACGGCTCCTGCAGCATCAGAGAGTCCATACGGAAGCCAGCCATGGAATGGAGGGCAGCCCGGTGCCGAGTGCGCTGCAGGGAGTCCACGGGGAGCCTGGCCACGGagtggggcagagcctggggctgagtgaggggctgggagtcCACACGGAGCCTGGCCACGGAGTGGGGCGGAGCCCGGGGCtgagtgaggggctgggagtcCACACAGAGCCTGACCACGGAGTGAGTGAGGGCCGGGAAGTCCACGGGGAGCCTGGCCACAGAGTggggcagagcccggggctgAGTGAAGGGCTGGGAGTCCACACGGAGCCTGACCACAGCATGGGGCGGAGCACGGGGCTGAGTGAGGGCCGGGGAGTTCATGTGGAGCCCAGCCATGGAGTGGTACGGAGCCTGGGGCtgagtgaggggctgggagtcCATGCGGAGCCTGGCCATGGAGCAGAGAGGACCTGGGCTCTGACTACGCTGCAGAGAAGCCATGTGGAGCCTGCCCATGGAGGGGAGGGCAATGTGGCACAGAGCCCAACCTTGTTTGCACTGCAGGGAGTCCATGGAGAACCTTGCCACGGAGCAGGGTGGAGCCCGGTGCTCACTACACTGCAGGGAGTCCACACAGAGCCTGGCCATGGAGTGGGGCGGAACCCGGGGCtgagtgaggggctgggagttCACGCAGAGCCTGGCCATGGAGTGGGGCGGAGCCCGGGGCtgaatgaggggctgggagtccaCATGGAGCCCGGCAATGGAGCAGAGAGGACCTGGGCTCTGACTACGCTGCAGGGAGTCCATACAGAGCCCTGCCATGGGGCGGGGTGGAGCCCAATGATGACTACACTGCAGAGAAGCCATGTGGAGCCTGCCCATGGAGGGGAGGGCAATGTGGCACAGAGCCCAACCTTGTTTGCACTACAGGGAGTCCATGGAGAGCCCTGCCCCGGAGCGGGGTGGAGCCCGGTGCTCACTACACTGCAGGGCGTCCATGCAGAGCCAGGCCATGGAGCAAGGTGGAGCCCAGTGCTAACTACATTGCAGGGAGTCCACGTGGAACCCTGCCACGGAGCAGGGTGGAGCCCGGTGCTCACTACGCTGCAGGGCGTCCACGCAGAGCCAGGCCATGGACCGGGGTGGAGCCCGATGCTCACTACACTGCAGGGTGTCCATGCAGAGCCAGGCCACGGAGCAGGGTGGAGCCCGATGCTCACTACACTGCAGGGCGTCCATGCAGAGCCAGGCCACAGAGCAGGCTGGAGCCCTGTGCTCACTACGCTGCCGGGTGTCCACGGAGAGCCCTGCCATGGACAAGAATGGAGCCCAGCCCTGAGTGCATTGCAGGGCATCCACGGGGAGCCCAGCCACAGCCCAGAAGGGAACCCGGCGCTGATTGCCTTGCAGAGGGTCCACGCGGAGCCCTGGGACAGCGCAGAGGGTAATGTGGCACAATGCCCAACCTTGTTTGCACTGCAGAGAATTCAGGCAGAGCCCTGCTACAGCACTGAGGGACCCACGGCCCAGAGGCTGGAGCTGATTGTGCTGCAGAGAGTCCACGGAGAGTCCTGCCATGGAGCAGAGGGGAGTTCAGGCCTGATTGCCCGGCAGGGAGTCCATGGAGAGCCCTGCCATGGCACGGAACAGAGCCCGGCACTGAATGCAGTGCAGACAGTCCACGGGCAGCCCTGCCACGgcaccgagcagagcccggcacTGAGTGCAGTGCAGACAGTCCACGGGCAGCCCTGCCACGGCACCGAGCAGAACCCGGCACTGAGTGCAGTGCAGACAGTCCACGGGCAGCCCTGCCACGGCACCGAGCAGAACCCGGCACTGAGTGCAGTGCAGACAGTCCACGGGCAGCCCTGCCACGgcaccgagcagagcccggcacTGAGTGCAGTGCAGACAGTCCACGGGCAGCCCTGCCACGgcaccgagcagagcccggcacTGAGTGCAGTGCAGACAGTCCACGGGCAGCCCTGCCATGgcaccgagcagagcccggcacTGAGTGCAGTGCAGACAGTCCACGGGCAGCCCTGCCACGgcaccgagcagagcccggcacTGAGTGCAGTGCAGACAGTCCACGGGCAGCCCTGCCACGgcaccgagcagagcccggcacTGAGTGCAGTGCAGACAGTCCACGGGGAAACCTGCCACGGAGCAGAGAGTCCCGTGGCCCAGAGCCTGGCACTGGCTGCGCTGCAGTGTCTCCAGGCTGGAGAGGCTCAATGCGTCATCGGTGAGCGAGGGGGAGGCCTGGCtgagacccccccatcccccgcagcCTTGGTGCAGGATAATCCCTTCCAATGTCCCGAATGCCGAAAGTGCTTCGGCCGCAGCTCGTACCTGGTGAAGCACCGCCGGATCCACGGGGCGGGGAAGCCCCACCAGTGCCCCCAGTGTGGCAAGTGCTTCAGCCAGCGCTCATACCTCTGCAAGCACCGCCGCATCCATGCCGCCGCAGCCGGCAAACCCCATGAGTGTGCGCTGTGCGGCAAGCGCTTCAGCCTTCGGTCCTACCTCTGCAAACACCGCCGCATCCACACGAGATAG